The following proteins are co-located in the Apium graveolens cultivar Ventura chromosome 5, ASM990537v1, whole genome shotgun sequence genome:
- the LOC141659585 gene encoding protein transport protein Sec61 subunit beta-like, translating to MSSSGAPQRGTAAASAANLRRRRTASAGGASAGGTSGNMLQFYTDDAPGLKISPNVVLVMSIGFIAFVAVLHVMGKLYLNRREA from the coding sequence ATGTCTTCAAGCGGAGCTCCCCAAAGAGGAACTGCTGCAGCATCTGCTGCCAATCTGCGCAGGAGAAGGACAGCAAGCGCAGGTGGTGCTTCTGCTGGAGGAACAAGTGGCAACATGCTCCAGTTTTACACCGATGATGCTCCGGGACTGAAAATCTCACCCAATGTTGTTCTTGTCATGAGCATTGGTTTCATTGCTTTTGTTGCTGTTCTCCATGTCATGGGTAAGCTTTACTTAAACCGCAGAGAGGCTTAA